The sequence below is a genomic window from Triticum dicoccoides isolate Atlit2015 ecotype Zavitan unplaced genomic scaffold, WEW_v2.0 scaffold229586, whole genome shotgun sequence.
GAGATGAAGAAGAAGACGGTCGCGAACAACTCGTGGTGGCAATGGCAGCAACCGATCATTCTGTTTTACGAGGGGCATTTTTCGAGCCCCGTAGGCCAGAGGACAATGTTAGGCTGAACCTAGCTAAATGGATAAACAATGTTGCACAACGCAACACTACTGCGGTGAAACCAATACCATCCATCGCAATTGTGGCACCGGATGAGCAAGAAACCAGTGCTATTGCAGCTGAAGCATCGGCTTTATGGGAAGAACATCATGGCACCCGCAGTGTCGCCTTGATCGACATACCCGCAGTGCACTTTTATTCTGATTTTCTAGAAGCCGAGGACATTGTCTACTACATCCTGCGGGAGCTGCAGTCTGTCGAACTCCAACACCAACTACAGAAAGGTCAAGTCATGGGAGAGGAAAAACTGGATACTTACGAAATAAAAAGTGCCATTAGATCAGGAAAACAGAAGTTGCTTATTGAAATTACTGAAAAAATTgaaggaatgaataattctgacaaGATTTCAAAAATCAAGAAAACTATTGAACAAATGAAAGAAGGCCAGCTGCAGCTCAACCAAATGAATGAATACCAGCTGGGCCAGCTGGAGTCTGTTAAAGATGAACCCTTAGGCGTACTCCTCCAAGCCTTGTGGCAGCTCAATCCCATGGAAGCTAATGGTGCGCCTGCTACCAAGCAAAGCCAAGAAAATAAGAAAGCCACACGTTCAGAAAAGAAGGAACCCACACGTTCAGAGAGGAAGAAGGCCACACATACACACGATGATATCATCAAGGAAACAGCCAAGAAGCTTAAAGGTCATATGGAAAAAGATGCAGATGAAAAATCGAGGCCTAAAGAGCACATGGAAGAAGATGACAAACTAAGGCCTAAAGAGCATATGGAAGAAGAGGAAAAACTGAAGCCTGAAGAGGACATGGAAGAACAAGCATCCCCAAAGCAAATTCGTCTCGAGGAAGGCCATTATGCAGACATTCTACTGGAGGTGTTCCCTCGGCCGGTGAACCGGGAGC
It includes:
- the LOC119345362 gene encoding uncharacterized protein LOC119345362 codes for the protein EEEDGREQLVVAMAATDHSVLRGAFFEPRRPEDNVRLNLAKWINNVAQRNTTAVKPIPSIAIVAPDEQETSAIAAEASALWEEHHGTRSVALIDIPAVHFYSDFLEAEDIVYYILRELQSVELQHQLQKGQVMGEEKLDTYEIKSAIRSGKQKLLIEITEKIEGMNNSDKISKIKKTIEQMKEGQLQLNQMNEYQLGQLESVKDEPLGVLLQALWQLNPMEANGAPATKQSQENKKATRSEKKEPTRSERKKATHTHDDIIKETAKKLKGHMEKDADEKSRPKEHMEEDDKLRPKEHMEEEEKLKPEEDMEEQASPKQIRLEEGHYADILLEVFPRPVNREQDSKQATPTGTSILVEEPFKEIIRKIMQEVQEDNSISKLDISDGKQSQDCIPDFLIEETIQKIEEIHWKIEQQLLVIKGIMDRFSNFLERHHQILVILKLDNDWVFGREET